In the Candida orthopsilosis Co 90-125, chromosome 7 draft sequence genome, TGATCACTTGAGTTGTATATCGTGTATAGTTCGGCCCGTGTGTACCACCTTTTGAGGTTCACTTTCACctcttttgcaaaacaatcaGTAACGGTATGCTCGAAGTCTGTCAAAGCTATACGGCTCAAATCGTAAAAGTGGTAGCCAACGACCCCAAATGGGAGATCGGGACTGAGAACTCTAATGTTGTGAGAGAGCAACATACAGTAACAATTTGGAGGTTCGCTCCACCAGTTGATGCTGCTATTGGGAAACTGTGGACACAAATCACACACAGCTCTTGCGTCACACTCAAGACATGTCCGGCTCGATACAACAAGGGATCTTAGTTTGTCATGCTTAAAGAGTTTGAGGTCCTGAAGTGCAGAAGGCGCGTACATTTCGCCTGCAAATCGTAAACATAATTGCAccaattttggaaagttttCTTCCAAGTCACTGCTGGAGAACAAAGTTTTCACATTAATATCCCCCTTTATTGACAATTCACGAAGACAACTGGTGTCGAAAACGTCACACAACGTGTAATTCATGGTCTCAGGTTCGAATTCATAGTGAATTTGCAACACGTGTAGCTTCTTGCTAAAGCGAAAATGCCTATAGTTTCTATTAAAACATACGTGAACTATTAGCTCAGTCAAGTTTTTTGACCGATCAAGACTTTCAAGATCGTCAGGCTTATGCCAGTCACCAACTCTA is a window encoding:
- a CDS encoding Taf19 TFIID subunit, with protein sequence MASLTSLPCEALEETFHQLDQHQTLALAPLHSKFCYIGIPKLYRNIYVYTPWPLNDVMKQNDPKSTFHIPKNLNNCKSKKYSIISSDTLERYLARMDRTREIYHLELHGHNMTIIDCIFRHFKKIKYFELVALYLSSELPDYIGLIKQYLDIYHHSTVYISPKSQDYSDNLILFRVGDWHKPDDLESLDRSKNLTELIVHVCFNRNYRHFRFSKKLHVLQIHYEFEPETMNYTLCDVFDTSCLRELSIKGDINVKTLFSSSDLEENFPKLVQLCLRFAGEMYAPSALQDLKLFKHDKLRSLVVSSRTCLECDARAVCDLCPQFPNSSINWWSEPPNCYCMLLSHNIRVLSPDLPFGVVGYHFYDLSRIALTDFEHTVTDCFAKEVKVNLKRWYTRAELYTIYNSSDHYSGGRREF